The following are from one region of the Prevotella communis genome:
- a CDS encoding glycyl-radical enzyme activating protein, translated as MTSNLIFDIKRYAINDGPGIRTTIFLKGCPLRCVWCHNPESWSAEPQELFKQSKCIRCGTCLEPGFKVDDCPTMAREICGRAYTMEELMTEIEKERDIMEDSGGGVTLCGGEPLMHAEYSLEILKELGRRGFHRTVDTSLYAPQEVVEAIANECELFLVDLKLMDSDKHRLYTGVGNELILQNIRYLAERQAQFSIRIPLIEGINADEENIGATAQFLSSIPHPIHLLPYHDVGKDKHRRMGSIFNPKGYPMAAPSEETLERCKQQLEAQGLQVIIGG; from the coding sequence ATGACCTCTAATCTGATTTTTGACATCAAGCGCTATGCCATCAATGATGGTCCTGGCATTCGGACAACAATCTTCCTCAAGGGCTGTCCACTACGCTGTGTGTGGTGCCATAACCCTGAGTCGTGGTCAGCAGAACCACAGGAGCTCTTCAAACAATCTAAGTGTATCCGCTGTGGCACCTGCCTGGAACCAGGATTCAAGGTGGATGACTGTCCTACAATGGCCCGTGAGATTTGCGGACGGGCCTACACAATGGAGGAGCTGATGACCGAGATTGAGAAAGAGCGTGACATCATGGAGGATAGCGGTGGCGGGGTCACCCTCTGTGGCGGTGAACCCCTGATGCATGCCGAATATTCGCTTGAGATTCTCAAGGAACTGGGGCGACGTGGTTTCCACCGTACTGTTGACACCTCGCTTTATGCGCCACAAGAGGTCGTAGAAGCCATCGCCAACGAATGTGAGTTATTCCTCGTAGACTTGAAACTGATGGATAGCGACAAACATCGGCTTTATACAGGTGTTGGCAATGAACTGATTCTGCAGAACATCCGTTACCTGGCAGAGCGACAGGCCCAATTCTCTATCCGCATACCTCTGATAGAGGGTATTAATGCGGATGAGGAAAACATCGGGGCAACAGCGCAATTCCTCTCATCCATTCCCCATCCCATCCACCTCTTGCCTTATCATGATGTAGGAAAAGACAAGCATCGCAGGATGGGAAGCATTTTTAATCCGAAAGGATATCCTATGGCAGCTCCTTCTGAAGAAACCTTAGAACGCTGTAAGCAGCAATTGGAGGCACAAGGGCTGCAGGTCATCATCGGAGGCTGA